A window from Branchiostoma lanceolatum isolate klBraLanc5 chromosome 9, klBraLanc5.hap2, whole genome shotgun sequence encodes these proteins:
- the LOC136442177 gene encoding serine racemase-like, which translates to MASAGKSYCISFQNIQAALSTVRPFVKKTPVMTCSHLNQLANRNLFFKCENLQKTGSFKFRGACNAVSKVVASNQDGPDRELSVVTHSSGNHAQAVSLAAQVQGVTAHIVMPSNSPAVKKEAVRSYGGLIVECEPTEQSRVETADQVAEKTGATMVHPNQSPEVMAGQGTMVFEILEQVERVDAIVVPVGGGGMLSGISVAAKELCPDAKIYAAEPKNADDCAVSMARGERTPLHAPPVTMCDALKTSIGPHTWPIIRDHVDDVITVTEEEIKAAMRLVWERMKLVIEPSSAVGVAAVMTDKFQKLPANAHQNVVVILCGGNVDLEHLPWMSQN; encoded by the exons ATGGCGTCTGCCGGTAAGTCCTACTGCATCTCCTTCCAGAACATCCAGGCGGCGCTGTCCACCGTCAGGCCTTTCGTCAAGAAGACGCCCGTCATGACCTGCAGTCATCTCAACCAGCTGGCCAACAGGAACCTCTTCTTTAAGTGTGAGAATCTTCAGAAGACCGGATCTTTTAAG TTTAGAGGTGCCTGCAATGCTGTCTCAAAGGTCGTTGCGTCCAATCAGGACGGTCCAGACAGAGAGCTGTCGGTTGTGACGCACAGCAGCGGGAACCACGCCCAAGCTGTCAGCCTGGCTGCCCAGGTACAGGGGGTGACAGCACACATCGTCATGCCCAGCAACTCCCCCGCTGTGAAGAAAGAAGCCGTCAGGAGTTACGGAGGCCTGATTGTAGAGTGTGAACCAACAGAACAG TCCAGAGTGGAAACAGCTGACCAGGTGGCTGAGAAGACAGGTGCGACCATGGTCCACCCTAACCAGAGCCCAGAGGTCATGGCTGGACAGGGAACTATGGTCTTCGAAATTCTAGAACAG GTTGAGAGAGTGGATGCCATCGTGGTGCCTGTCGGAGGTGGGGGGATGTTATCTGGCATATCCGTGGCAGCAAAG GAACTTTGCCCAGACGCTAAGATCTATGCAGCCGAACCTAAGAATGCTGACGACTGTGCCGTGTCCATGGCGAGGGGAGAACGCACCCCTCTGCATGCTCCACCTGTAACCATGTGTGACGCACTGAAGACCAGCATTGGTCCACACACCTGGCCAATCATCAGGGACCATGTGGATGATGTCATCACTGTCACAGAGGAAGAAATTAAG GCTGCTATGAGGTTGGTGTGGGAGAGAATGAAGCTGGTGATCGAGCCGTCGTCAGCAGTGGGCGTGGCGGCAGTGATGACTGACAAGTTCCAAAAGCTCCCAGCCAACGCGCACCAGAACGTTGTAGTCATCTTATGCGGAGGCAATGTGGATCTAGAACACTTACCATGGATGTCACAAAACTAG
- the LOC136442124 gene encoding uncharacterized protein → MARLLSVRCRDIFLKGGDPTFRPARLSDFVLQLAPTLPKSYSVFHTDVGESVPDPAKFLEQNGGQFIVYSLDFDQRVLGLVKVKEGIDIKTAPFLYQTQRANAEELLLLPFEVLPAVTDALKETLSTVKNIFLYNTGRCGSTLMCKAMDVINDIQAVSEPNVFHVIIERVCIGDGPLTSDEKEEIIMLLRCSVILLNFYFLQKDPSKKVVCYKFRSEAIFIADLIQKSAPEAKTIFMYRDLAGFYDSNINLHFNGNYWRYLFETTLRLDVFFRVPARKTNLSIFRFFDEHPRMITCPVTHGMHFLQVSSWILQMQKAFDLIQEDSANFFHACLTFNQLLEHKERIVLKVLENLNVDVPSDLDSSKIREVFDVDSQKGSVMQSERRKGDKVRSSWVGTWEKNLFSTVLEHFNGDVDEPDFIMPNTMTTD, encoded by the exons ATGGCTCGCTTACTGTCAGTTCGCTGCAGAGATATCTTTCTCAAAGGAGGAGACCCCACATTTCGGCCGGCTCGTTTGAGCGACTTCGTGCTACAGCTTGCGCCAACTCTACCCAAGAGTTATTCTGTGTTCCATACAGACGTGGGGGAATCCGTACCTGACCCGGCCAAATTCTTGGagcaaaatggcggacagtTTATAGTGTATAGTTTGGACTTTGACCAGCGAGTACTCGGGCTCGTTAAAGTGAAGGAAGGTATTGATATCAAGACGGCGCCATTTTTGTATCAG ACACAACGTGCAAACGCAGAGGAACTGCTGCTCCTTCCATTTGAAGTACTTCCAGCAGTCACCGATGCTCTGAAAGAAACTCTGTCAACGGTTAAGAACATTTTCTTGTACAATACTG GACGTTGTGGCTCCACCCTGATGTGCAAAGCTATGGACGTCATCAATGATATACAGGCCGTGTCGGAACCTAATGTCTTTCATGTGATCATTGAG CGTGTTTGCATAGGAGATGGTCCGTTAACTTCTGATGAAAAGGAAGAGATCATCATGTTGCTGAGATGCAGCGTCATCCTCCTCAACTTCTACTTCCTACAAAAGGATCCATCAAAGAAAGTCGTCTGTTACAAGTTCCGCAGTGAAGCCATTTTCATTGCTGACCTCATCCAAAAATCCGCTCCAGAAGCAAAGACAATCTTTATGTACAGAGACCTTGCCGGCTTCTATGACTCCAATATAAACCTGCATTTTAATGGCAACTACTGGCGCTACCTTTTTGAGACCACATTGAGGTTGGATGTGTTCTTTCGAGTTCCAGCAAGAAAGACCAATTTAtcaatcttcagattttttgaTGAACATCCGCGCATGATCACATGTCCTGTTACACATGGCATGCATTTTCTCCAGGTCTCGTCTTGGATCTTGCAGATGCAAAAAGCGTTTGATTTGATTCAAGAAGATTCGGCAAACTTCTTCCATGCGTGCCTCACTTTTAACCAGCTCTTGGAACACAAAGAACGAATCGTCCTCAAGGTTCTAGAGAACCTTAATGTGGATGTTCCCTCTGATCTTGACAGTTCTAAGATCAGAGAGGTTTTTGATGTTGACAGTCAGAAAGGTAGCGTCATGCAGAGTGAAAGAAGAAAAGGGGATAAGGTAAGAAGTTCGTGGGTGGGTACCTGGGAGAAGAATCTGTTCTCAACTGTTCTGGAGCATTTTAACGGAGATGTCgatgaaccagattttatcaTGCCTAACACCATGACTACCGATTGA